One window from the genome of Aeromonas sp. FDAARGOS 1405 encodes:
- a CDS encoding (2,3-dihydroxybenzoyl)adenylate synthase, giving the protein MKPLVPFTPWPAELAAHYRAQGWWRGQPLTTLLDDSAERYPERTALICGERTLSYGRLKREVDALAARLAARGLGHGDTALVQLPNCAEFYICWFALIRCGVVAVHALYSHQRRELVAFARQIEPALLVLSPSHPGFAGEAGSFAALDELVSPSCQTLLFEQTEGADLQSGFAWRQSETMARADGSPLAAIEPTPTPADQVAFFQLSGGSTGTPKLIPRTHDDYGYSVRQSVAVCGWDDRVIYLCALPAPHNFPLSSPGALGVFYAGGCVVLAKDPSAATCLPLVQRHQVNWAALVPPALALWLEAASHYPQTSLECVQVGGARLSPAHAEAVASHLGCRLQQVFGMAEGLVNYSRIEDDQWHIVNTQGCPMSAGDEVEVRDSDGHPLPDGECGELWTRGPYTFRGYFKADAHNQRAFDRDGFYCTGDLVCCLPSGHLMVVGRNKDQINRGGEKIDALEIEELLITHPDVRQAALVAMPDPMLGERSCAFLMCREPLNLPRLRRFLREQGVADYKLPDRLVLVEQLPHTPVGKIDKQRLREQLAKECA; this is encoded by the coding sequence ATGAAGCCGCTGGTGCCCTTTACCCCCTGGCCCGCCGAGCTGGCGGCCCACTACCGGGCGCAAGGGTGGTGGCGCGGACAACCGCTCACCACCCTGCTCGATGACTCTGCCGAACGTTATCCCGAGCGCACGGCTCTGATCTGCGGTGAACGCACTCTCAGTTATGGCCGGTTAAAGCGTGAGGTCGATGCACTGGCGGCGCGGCTGGCCGCGCGCGGGCTGGGCCACGGCGATACCGCGCTGGTGCAGTTGCCCAACTGCGCCGAGTTCTATATCTGCTGGTTTGCCCTGATCCGCTGCGGAGTAGTGGCGGTGCATGCCCTCTACAGCCATCAGCGGCGCGAGCTGGTGGCCTTTGCCCGCCAGATTGAGCCCGCCTTGCTGGTACTAAGCCCCTCCCATCCCGGCTTTGCCGGTGAAGCGGGAAGCTTCGCGGCCCTTGATGAGCTCGTATCGCCTTCTTGCCAGACACTGCTGTTCGAGCAGACTGAAGGCGCAGACCTTCAGTCTGGGTTTGCATGGCGTCAGTCTGAAACCATGGCTCGTGCTGATGGTTCGCCGCTGGCGGCCATTGAGCCAACTCCAACCCCGGCCGATCAGGTCGCCTTTTTCCAGCTCTCCGGCGGCAGCACCGGCACCCCCAAACTGATCCCCCGTACCCACGATGACTATGGCTATAGCGTGCGCCAGAGCGTGGCGGTGTGCGGTTGGGATGATCGGGTGATCTATCTCTGTGCCCTGCCGGCGCCCCACAACTTTCCCCTGAGCTCCCCCGGTGCACTCGGGGTGTTTTATGCCGGTGGCTGCGTGGTGTTGGCAAAGGATCCTTCCGCGGCAACCTGTCTGCCGTTGGTACAGCGTCATCAGGTCAATTGGGCTGCGCTGGTGCCACCGGCTCTGGCGCTCTGGCTGGAGGCGGCCAGCCACTATCCGCAGACCTCTCTGGAGTGTGTGCAGGTGGGAGGTGCGCGCCTCAGTCCGGCTCACGCCGAGGCGGTGGCGAGCCACCTTGGCTGCCGCTTGCAGCAGGTGTTCGGCATGGCCGAGGGGCTGGTCAATTACAGCCGCATCGAGGATGACCAGTGGCACATCGTCAATACCCAGGGTTGCCCGATGAGCGCGGGCGACGAGGTGGAGGTGCGGGATAGCGATGGGCACCCCTTGCCCGATGGCGAGTGCGGCGAGCTCTGGACGCGCGGCCCTTATACCTTTCGTGGCTACTTCAAGGCTGATGCCCACAATCAGCGGGCTTTTGACCGGGACGGTTTCTACTGCACCGGCGATCTGGTCTGCTGCTTGCCCAGTGGTCATCTGATGGTGGTGGGGCGCAACAAGGATCAGATCAACCGGGGTGGGGAGAAGATCGATGCCCTCGAGATTGAAGAGTTGCTGATTACCCATCCAGATGTGCGGCAGGCGGCGCTGGTCGCCATGCCCGATCCCATGCTCGGGGAGCGCAGTTGCGCTTTTCTGATGTGCCGCGAGCCCCTCAATCTGCCCCGTTTGCGCCGTTTCCTGCGCGAGCAGGGGGTGGCCGATTACAAACTGCCCGATCGCCTGGTGCTGGTGGAGCAACTGCCACACACACCGGTCGGCAAGATAGACAAACAGAGGCTGCGCGAGCAGCTCGCCAAGGAGTGTGCATGA
- a CDS encoding isochorismate synthase MenF, which translates to MCDHALEGEWPATAVGLDKVCCFASGDRVLVASGIHDSFTGIPPEKLLAHLRQLRQQGMDNPIAIGAIPFDTQSPWHLVISAQSQWVARDALLPARCCQLRGEVSEVTGAAHYQGAVRAALQQFSEGQLEKVVLSRAIDVQSAEQTSPAHAYGSLLAQNPGAYVFQIPLPEGETLLGASPELLVSRSEMAVVSNPLAGSRPRHAFSDQQAASAELLGAQKDRYEHALVADAVAAALAPFCRELDVPLEPQVIATPTMWHLSTRIAGRLHEPSPVLALALALHPTPAVCGTPLSAARQAIARLEGYDRRFYCGAVGWMDADGNGEWVVTIRCGVLAGRQLRLYAGAGVVVGSSPEAEWQETAAKLGTMLRAFGLESREPEVTA; encoded by the coding sequence ATGTGTGACCATGCACTGGAAGGAGAGTGGCCCGCCACAGCGGTCGGGCTGGATAAAGTGTGCTGTTTTGCCAGCGGTGACAGGGTACTGGTCGCCTCCGGTATCCACGACAGTTTTACCGGCATCCCGCCGGAGAAGCTGCTCGCCCATCTGCGTCAGTTGCGCCAGCAGGGGATGGACAATCCCATCGCCATCGGCGCCATCCCTTTTGATACCCAATCCCCCTGGCATCTGGTGATCTCGGCGCAATCGCAGTGGGTCGCAAGGGATGCGCTGTTGCCCGCCCGCTGTTGTCAGCTTCGTGGTGAGGTGAGTGAAGTGACCGGCGCTGCCCACTATCAGGGAGCGGTGCGGGCGGCACTGCAGCAGTTCAGCGAGGGGCAGCTCGAGAAGGTGGTGCTGTCGCGCGCCATCGATGTGCAGAGCGCAGAGCAGACCTCCCCCGCACACGCCTATGGCTCTCTGTTGGCCCAGAATCCGGGCGCCTATGTGTTCCAGATCCCGCTGCCGGAGGGGGAGACCCTGCTTGGTGCGAGCCCCGAGCTGCTGGTATCGCGCAGCGAGATGGCGGTGGTGAGCAATCCGCTGGCGGGCTCCCGTCCGCGCCACGCGTTTTCCGATCAACAGGCGGCCAGTGCCGAACTGCTGGGGGCGCAGAAGGATCGCTATGAACATGCGCTGGTGGCCGATGCAGTCGCTGCGGCCCTCGCTCCCTTCTGCCGCGAGCTGGACGTCCCTCTGGAGCCGCAGGTGATCGCCACTCCTACCATGTGGCACCTCTCGACCCGCATCGCCGGACGGCTCCATGAACCCTCTCCCGTGCTGGCTCTGGCGCTGGCACTGCACCCGACACCGGCGGTGTGCGGCACGCCGCTCTCGGCAGCGCGTCAGGCCATCGCCCGGCTTGAGGGGTACGATCGCCGCTTCTACTGCGGCGCCGTTGGTTGGATGGATGCCGACGGCAATGGCGAGTGGGTAGTCACCATTCGCTGTGGCGTGCTTGCCGGCAGACAGCTGCGGCTCTATGCTGGCGCCGGGGTGGTGGTGGGCTCTTCGCCGGAAGCAGAGTGGCAAGAGACCGCTGCCAAACTCGGCACCATGCTGCGGGCGTTTGGCCTCGAGAGCCGGGAGCCGGAGGTAACTGCATGA
- a CDS encoding transglycosylase SLT domain-containing protein yields the protein MKAVWGIVLSALFVPTLMAQTADQTLYRQAYDAVRANDQARFQQIRARLTHYPLLPYLDYYQLAFRPGAADYNDVTRFIRQHGDTPQSNRLERSYLTYLAQSQQWSQFLRFYPAKPSSTDLLCMHYQALYYTGKPKEALQGAGKIWMSGQSRPDACSPLFQLWQASGQRTQEKIWQRMTLAFEAENPNLIRHLGATLGSGLQSYGDQMVTLFEQPAKAMNPAYFSNNPYSRKLLSLGLTRYANHEPESVLRQLALFRSRFGLTQAEVKPVERAIARRLLLDRSIAQRSWVDSTVKKLADPDITELRARLAIWEQDWRGLSGWVKMMPMARQKEDRWRYWMARSLEVQGQQKPARDLYLETANLRGFYGFMAAQRTGVPYRIKNQSVKHVPDWRTASQRWPFLLRVRELLSMNEIAAARSEWIHNMDRNPVAQRIEFGHIALNQGWHELAILASIRAEAWDALDLRFPLPLKRTFSQMAQERTMNTSLLYAISRQESALYPLAQSPVGARGLMQLMPATAKETAGKLGVPYRNEQQLFDPTMNIRLGSAYLKRLLDLYDGNRILAAAAYNAGPGRVKRWREQSDNKPMDVWVESIPYKETRNYVQNVLSFDLIYQHKLQQPLRFMSERELNHAY from the coding sequence GTGAAAGCTGTATGGGGAATTGTTTTGTCGGCGCTGTTCGTGCCGACGCTGATGGCACAGACTGCCGACCAGACGCTCTACCGTCAGGCGTATGATGCCGTACGGGCCAATGATCAGGCCCGTTTCCAGCAAATTCGTGCCCGTTTGACCCACTACCCCCTGCTCCCTTACCTCGATTACTATCAGCTCGCCTTTCGTCCGGGGGCGGCCGATTACAACGATGTGACCCGCTTTATCCGCCAGCATGGGGATACCCCCCAGTCCAACCGGCTGGAGCGCAGTTATCTGACCTATCTGGCCCAGAGCCAGCAGTGGTCGCAGTTCCTGCGCTTCTATCCGGCCAAGCCGAGCTCCACCGACCTGCTCTGCATGCACTATCAGGCGCTCTATTATACCGGCAAGCCGAAAGAGGCGTTGCAGGGGGCGGGCAAGATCTGGATGAGCGGTCAATCGCGCCCCGATGCCTGCTCCCCGCTGTTCCAGCTGTGGCAGGCATCCGGTCAGCGTACCCAGGAGAAGATCTGGCAGCGGATGACGCTGGCGTTCGAGGCGGAAAACCCCAACCTGATCCGCCACCTTGGCGCGACCCTGGGTAGCGGCTTGCAAAGCTATGGCGATCAGATGGTGACCCTGTTCGAACAGCCCGCAAAGGCGATGAACCCGGCCTATTTCAGCAATAACCCCTATTCTCGCAAGCTGCTCTCCCTCGGTTTGACTCGCTACGCCAATCATGAGCCGGAGTCGGTGCTGCGCCAGCTTGCGCTGTTTCGCAGCCGTTTCGGCCTGACCCAGGCCGAGGTGAAACCGGTAGAACGTGCCATTGCCCGCCGCCTGCTGCTGGATCGCTCCATTGCCCAGCGCAGCTGGGTCGACAGCACGGTGAAAAAGCTGGCGGATCCCGACATTACCGAGCTGCGGGCGCGACTGGCCATCTGGGAGCAGGATTGGCGTGGCCTCTCCGGCTGGGTGAAGATGATGCCGATGGCCCGTCAGAAAGAGGATCGCTGGCGCTACTGGATGGCGCGCTCCCTTGAGGTGCAGGGGCAGCAAAAACCGGCGCGGGATCTCTATCTGGAGACTGCCAACCTGCGTGGTTTCTACGGTTTCATGGCGGCCCAGCGCACCGGTGTGCCCTATCGCATCAAGAACCAGAGCGTCAAGCATGTACCGGACTGGCGGACGGCCAGCCAGCGCTGGCCCTTCCTGTTGCGGGTGCGCGAGCTATTGTCGATGAACGAAATTGCAGCGGCCCGTTCGGAGTGGATCCACAACATGGATCGCAATCCGGTGGCCCAGCGCATCGAGTTTGGTCATATCGCCCTCAATCAGGGATGGCATGAGCTGGCCATTCTCGCCAGCATTCGCGCCGAAGCGTGGGATGCTCTCGACCTGCGCTTCCCGCTGCCGCTCAAACGCACCTTCTCCCAGATGGCGCAAGAGCGCACCATGAACACCAGTTTGCTCTATGCCATCTCCCGTCAGGAGAGTGCCCTCTATCCGCTGGCCCAGTCGCCGGTGGGGGCGCGCGGTCTGATGCAGCTGATGCCCGCTACTGCCAAAGAGACCGCCGGCAAGCTGGGGGTGCCCTATCGCAACGAGCAGCAACTGTTTGATCCGACCATGAATATTCGTCTGGGGAGCGCCTATCTCAAGCGCTTGCTGGATCTCTATGACGGCAACCGGATCCTGGCGGCGGCCGCCTACAATGCTGGGCCGGGACGGGTAAAACGCTGGCGAGAGCAGAGTGACAACAAACCGATGGACGTGTGGGTCGAGAGCATCCCCTACAAGGAGACCCGTAACTACGTGCAAAACGTGTTGTCGTTCGATCTCATCTATCAGCACAAGTTGCAGCAGCCGCTGCGCTTTATGTCAGAGCGGGAGCTCAATCACGCCTATTGA
- a CDS encoding LacI family DNA-binding transcriptional regulator: MATIKDVSQLANVSISTVSRVINNTAQVAPEKREAVLAAMKELNFRPNSFAQALVSKRSNCIGVLVGDLCGGPFFAQMMRGIETMVDQANKFTIVMSGNHDIARERHAIQALLQRQCDALILHSKALPDKELSELAAGSTPIVFINRQVPGFEDRCVWLDNKAGITTACQHLLDAGHRNIAFITSDDEEFVDGQQRMAGYTQTLARAGIAFDPALVSRAFADENGGYVAMSELLARGVEFTAVLGFNDGMVAGAISCLLERGYKIPQQVSVVGFDDIPYARYIYPKLTTVRYPIEEMGSRAAELALRLLDHKPVDGLALKFEAQLVERESVA, from the coding sequence GTGGCAACGATTAAAGACGTTTCTCAGCTGGCAAATGTGTCTATCTCCACCGTGTCGCGGGTTATCAACAACACGGCACAGGTAGCACCGGAAAAGCGTGAGGCCGTACTGGCGGCCATGAAGGAACTGAATTTTCGACCCAACAGTTTTGCCCAGGCTCTGGTCAGCAAGCGTTCCAACTGCATTGGCGTGCTGGTTGGTGACCTCTGCGGCGGCCCCTTCTTTGCCCAGATGATGCGTGGCATCGAAACCATGGTCGATCAGGCCAACAAGTTCACCATCGTCATGTCTGGCAACCATGATATCGCCCGCGAGCGTCACGCCATTCAGGCGCTGCTGCAGCGCCAGTGCGATGCGCTGATCCTCCACAGCAAGGCGCTCCCGGACAAGGAGCTGAGTGAGCTGGCGGCTGGCTCTACCCCCATCGTTTTCATCAACCGTCAGGTGCCGGGCTTTGAGGATCGCTGCGTCTGGCTCGACAACAAGGCGGGGATCACCACTGCGTGCCAGCATTTACTGGATGCCGGTCATCGCAACATCGCCTTTATCACCTCCGATGATGAAGAGTTTGTCGATGGTCAGCAGCGGATGGCCGGTTACACCCAGACCCTAGCCAGAGCCGGGATCGCCTTTGATCCCGCTCTCGTCAGCCGCGCCTTTGCCGACGAAAATGGCGGCTATGTGGCGATGAGTGAACTGCTGGCCCGTGGTGTCGAGTTCACTGCCGTGCTCGGTTTCAACGACGGTATGGTGGCGGGGGCGATCTCTTGTCTGCTGGAGCGGGGTTACAAGATCCCGCAGCAGGTGTCGGTGGTGGGGTTCGACGATATCCCCTACGCCCGCTACATCTATCCCAAGCTCACCACGGTGCGCTACCCCATCGAGGAGATGGGCAGCCGCGCTGCCGAGCTGGCGCTGCGTCTGCTCGATCACAAGCCGGTGGACGGCCTGGCGCTCAAATTTGAAGCCCAGCTGGTTGAGCGTGAGTCAGTCGCCTGA
- a CDS encoding 3-deoxy-7-phosphoheptulonate synthase, which produces MFTSLLNASPLATLPTPDEMLKARPCPARLARQIARSRQQARHILQGEDDRLLLVIGPCSIHDPAAARDYGGRLAELQGQYGEQLQLVMRTYFEKPRTTLGWKGFIFDPDLDGSDRLEKGLSLARELLLALGQEGLACATEFLDLTSMLYLGDLISWGAIGARTTESQLHRQLASALPCPIGFKNGTDGNIRIAVEAILASRAAHLYTQPSGDGQLALVRSHGNPDCHLILRGGRQPNYQSNHVTEAGDLLRQHHLSPRLMIDCSHGNSQKQHARQLLVARDIADQLGAGSHAIAAIMVESFICEGHQEIGSKPLRYGQSITDSCIGWEQTRQLLDMVAEGVEVRRQQRIALAG; this is translated from the coding sequence ATGTTCACCTCACTTCTGAATGCTTCACCCCTTGCCACCCTGCCCACCCCTGACGAGATGTTAAAGGCCAGACCCTGTCCGGCACGGCTCGCTCGCCAGATCGCACGCAGCCGCCAGCAAGCCCGCCATATTCTGCAGGGAGAGGATGATCGCCTGCTGCTGGTGATCGGCCCCTGCTCCATTCACGATCCGGCAGCCGCCCGCGACTATGGTGGCCGGCTCGCTGAACTACAGGGCCAATACGGGGAGCAGCTGCAACTGGTGATGCGTACCTATTTCGAAAAGCCGCGCACGACGCTCGGCTGGAAAGGATTTATCTTCGATCCCGACCTCGATGGCAGCGATCGGCTGGAAAAGGGCCTATCGCTGGCCCGGGAGTTACTTCTGGCCCTTGGACAGGAAGGGCTCGCCTGTGCCACCGAATTTCTCGATCTCACCAGCATGCTCTATCTGGGGGATCTCATCAGCTGGGGTGCCATCGGTGCCCGCACCACTGAATCCCAGCTCCACCGTCAGCTGGCCTCGGCCCTTCCCTGCCCCATCGGTTTTAAAAACGGTACCGACGGCAATATCCGGATCGCGGTAGAGGCGATCCTCGCCAGCCGAGCGGCCCACCTCTATACCCAGCCTTCCGGTGATGGCCAGCTGGCACTGGTGCGCAGCCATGGCAACCCCGACTGCCACCTGATCCTGCGCGGTGGCCGCCAACCCAACTATCAGAGCAATCATGTTACAGAGGCTGGCGACTTGCTGCGCCAACATCATCTGTCACCCCGGCTGATGATCGATTGCAGCCACGGCAACAGCCAGAAGCAGCATGCCCGCCAGCTGCTGGTTGCCCGTGACATTGCCGACCAGCTGGGGGCAGGTAGCCATGCCATCGCCGCCATCATGGTGGAAAGTTTTATCTGCGAAGGGCATCAGGAGATTGGCAGCAAACCGCTGCGCTACGGCCAGTCGATCACCGATAGCTGCATCGGCTGGGAACAGACAAGGCAGCTGCTCGATATGGTGGCAGAAGGGGTAGAGGTGCGCCGCCAGCAGCGGATCGCCCTGGCGGGATAA
- a CDS encoding isochorismatase family protein, with protein sequence MTIQSLAAYPLPTVEELPTGRVNWPFEPGRAALLVHDMQHYFVDFYGPDNPLINEVIDHIATLIRQARALGMPVVYTAQPAEQSQADRALLNDMWGPGLTRAPERQPIVSALAPEPQDTVLTKWRYSAFCRSPLAELMAEWGRDQLVICGIYGHIGVMQTAVDAFMRDIRPFLVADAIADFSREDHLLALSYVSRNAGRVITVAEVMAASKRPLTRESLRAQVLVRLPAEMQQEQPTEDDNLLDYGLDSLAVMGLVEEWRQQGLVVELAELARTPTLAHWWGLLSRQLHVSQATAYQVVNEDHVSEPECTP encoded by the coding sequence ATGACCATTCAATCCCTCGCCGCCTATCCGCTGCCTACCGTAGAGGAGCTGCCCACCGGGCGGGTGAACTGGCCCTTTGAACCGGGCCGGGCCGCCTTGCTGGTCCACGATATGCAGCACTATTTCGTCGACTTCTACGGGCCGGACAATCCGCTGATCAATGAGGTCATCGACCATATCGCCACCCTGATCCGTCAGGCGCGTGCCCTCGGTATGCCGGTGGTCTATACCGCCCAGCCCGCCGAACAGAGTCAGGCAGATCGGGCGCTGCTCAATGACATGTGGGGGCCCGGGTTGACCCGAGCTCCGGAGCGTCAGCCGATTGTTTCGGCGCTGGCGCCAGAGCCGCAGGATACGGTGTTGACCAAGTGGCGCTACAGCGCTTTTTGCCGCTCTCCGCTGGCAGAGCTGATGGCCGAATGGGGGCGGGATCAGCTGGTGATCTGCGGCATCTACGGCCATATCGGGGTGATGCAGACGGCGGTCGATGCTTTTATGCGCGATATTCGCCCTTTCCTGGTGGCTGATGCCATCGCCGACTTCTCCCGCGAGGATCACCTGCTGGCGCTCTCCTACGTCAGCCGCAATGCCGGTCGGGTGATTACCGTGGCCGAGGTGATGGCGGCCAGCAAACGCCCCCTGACTCGGGAGTCGCTACGTGCTCAGGTGTTGGTGCGGCTGCCCGCCGAGATGCAGCAGGAGCAGCCCACCGAGGATGACAACTTGCTCGACTACGGTCTCGACTCGCTGGCGGTGATGGGGCTGGTGGAAGAGTGGCGTCAGCAGGGGCTGGTGGTGGAGCTGGCCGAGCTGGCCCGCACGCCGACCCTGGCTCACTGGTGGGGGCTCCTCTCCCGTCAGCTTCACGTT
- a CDS encoding TonB-dependent receptor has product MKSSTSRFIAPSLLATTIVTLLTQQAIAASNPPQADEVITVTTTAHNTRSAPASISVITAEQIAAAPVNDLADLLRHEVGIQAEADTNGRSDIGIRGMSGKYTLVLVDGKRLSSSNALWRGGNFDNTPVPLGMIQRVEVIRGPMSALYGSDAIGGVINIITKQPGKTWQGAADADFKAIEGKDGGDQHRTNLGFTGPLTDNLLIRMNGEVYDRQAWTPTEAADGIPLIEAKQTRNFASTLSWLVDEQQRFELDYLYNQDERPLDIFRKTGNKVHSRQQQNDRNLFGLTHKGNWSWGDTTVMANYETSQIDDFNTSYSAPQQRELEENTLTLKGYTNLALANHYLTLGGEYLDRELVDAVSYKDIGGKESHSQEALFAQDEIGLTDSLTFTLGGRYDHHEIYGSHFTPRGYLVYEMNDVVTVKGGVSQAFKAPAPHQYSNGYSIESCGGSCRIYGSDKVKPETSTNYELGVIAGEGIWETSATLFYSDIDDMLTFKQLPNSTDRTWYNLEKATTKGLELTGKLDLTDDINLGANYTYLKAEGDQGQALPERPEHKANAKITWQATERVNAFVGTTYTGPQFAEQTVNKVVVLHKLPSYQTFDLGTGFKVTENFDLRLGINNLTDVRLQEKDTVFQNVEPGRSYYVSGSARF; this is encoded by the coding sequence ATGAAATCCTCAACCTCCCGTTTTATTGCTCCCAGCCTACTGGCCACCACCATCGTCACTCTGCTGACCCAGCAAGCGATCGCCGCCAGCAACCCCCCTCAAGCCGATGAGGTGATCACCGTCACCACCACGGCGCACAATACTCGATCGGCACCTGCCTCTATCTCTGTCATCACGGCCGAACAGATCGCCGCCGCGCCAGTCAATGACCTTGCAGATCTGCTGCGCCACGAAGTGGGCATTCAGGCCGAGGCTGACACCAATGGCCGCAGCGATATCGGCATTCGCGGCATGTCCGGCAAGTACACCCTGGTGCTGGTGGATGGCAAACGCCTCTCCTCCTCCAATGCCCTGTGGCGCGGCGGCAACTTCGACAACACCCCGGTGCCCCTCGGCATGATCCAGCGGGTCGAGGTGATCCGTGGCCCCATGTCGGCACTTTACGGCTCCGATGCCATCGGTGGTGTCATCAACATCATCACCAAACAGCCGGGCAAAACCTGGCAAGGGGCGGCCGATGCCGACTTCAAGGCCATCGAAGGCAAGGATGGCGGCGATCAGCACAGAACCAACTTGGGCTTTACCGGCCCGCTGACCGACAACCTGCTGATCCGGATGAACGGCGAGGTGTATGACCGTCAAGCCTGGACCCCCACCGAAGCTGCTGACGGCATCCCCCTTATCGAAGCCAAACAGACCCGCAACTTCGCCTCCACCCTCAGCTGGCTGGTGGATGAGCAGCAGCGCTTCGAGCTGGATTACCTCTACAACCAGGATGAGCGGCCTCTCGATATCTTCCGCAAAACCGGCAACAAGGTGCATAGCCGCCAGCAGCAAAACGATCGCAACCTGTTTGGTCTGACCCACAAGGGGAACTGGAGTTGGGGTGACACCACCGTCATGGCCAACTACGAGACCTCCCAGATCGACGACTTCAACACCAGCTACTCTGCCCCGCAGCAGCGCGAACTGGAAGAGAACACCTTGACCCTCAAGGGCTACACCAACCTGGCGCTGGCCAACCACTACCTGACCCTGGGTGGTGAATATCTGGATCGGGAGCTGGTGGATGCGGTGAGCTACAAGGATATCGGCGGCAAAGAGAGTCACTCTCAGGAGGCGCTGTTCGCTCAGGACGAAATTGGCCTGACCGACAGCCTGACCTTCACGCTGGGCGGCCGTTACGATCACCACGAGATCTACGGCAGCCACTTCACCCCGCGCGGCTATCTGGTCTATGAGATGAACGATGTGGTGACCGTCAAGGGCGGGGTCAGCCAAGCCTTCAAGGCTCCGGCGCCGCACCAGTACTCCAACGGTTACAGCATCGAGAGCTGCGGCGGCAGCTGCCGCATCTATGGCAGCGACAAGGTCAAGCCGGAAACCAGCACCAACTACGAGCTGGGTGTCATCGCAGGAGAAGGGATCTGGGAGACCAGCGCCACCCTCTTCTACTCCGACATCGACGACATGCTCACCTTCAAGCAGTTGCCGAACTCCACTGACCGCACTTGGTACAACCTGGAGAAAGCCACCACCAAGGGGCTGGAGCTGACCGGCAAGCTCGATCTGACCGACGATATCAACCTTGGCGCCAACTACACCTACCTCAAGGCTGAAGGCGATCAGGGTCAGGCACTGCCCGAGCGGCCGGAGCACAAGGCCAATGCCAAGATCACCTGGCAGGCCACCGAGCGGGTAAATGCCTTTGTCGGCACCACCTACACCGGCCCCCAGTTTGCCGAGCAGACCGTCAACAAGGTTGTCGTACTGCACAAGCTGCCCAGCTATCAGACCTTCGATCTCGGCACCGGCTTCAAGGTCACCGAGAACTTTGACCTGCGACTGGGGATCAACAACCTGACCGACGTGCGCCTGCAAGAGAAAGACACCGTCTTCCAGAACGTCGAGCCGGGTCGCAGCTACTACGTCAGCGGCTCAGCCCGCTTCTAA